In Vibrio cyclitrophicus, one genomic interval encodes:
- the ctaD gene encoding cytochrome c oxidase subunit I translates to MSSPINKPVKSAPVEDQVLSHSAEGTLGNNDLPVDDHDSHAAPKGWARWLYSTNHKDIGTLYLWFSFAMFLTGGAMAMVIRAELFQPGLQLVEPDFFNQMTTVHGLIMVFGAVMPAFTGLANWMIPMMIGAPDMALPRMNNLSFWILPFAFLILIGSLFTEGGGPSFGWTFYAPLSTTYGPDSTALFVFSVHIMGISSIMGAINVIVTIVNMRAPGMTWFKLPMFVWTWLITAFLLIAVMPVLAGAVTMVLTDKYFGTSFFDAAGGGDPVMFQHIFWFFGHPEVYIMILPSFGIVSAIIPAFSGKRLFGYHSMVYATCSIAILSFLVWAHHMFTTGMPVFAELFFMYCTMLIAVPTGVKVFNWVATMWRGALTFETPMLFAIAFIVLFTIGGLSGLMLAIVPADFQYHDTYFVVAHFHYVLVTGAVFSIMAAAYYWLPKWTGHMYDHKLSLWHFWTSVISVNVLFFPMHFLGLAGMPRRIPDYAIQFADVNQVVSIGGFAFGLSQLIFLWLAIKCVRGGEPAPSKPWDRAEGLEWTVPSPAPHHTFIHPPKVD, encoded by the coding sequence ATGAGTTCACCAATCAATAAGCCGGTGAAATCGGCTCCAGTAGAAGATCAAGTACTGAGCCATTCTGCGGAAGGCACCTTGGGCAATAATGATTTGCCTGTTGATGATCACGATTCACATGCGGCACCTAAAGGCTGGGCTCGTTGGCTGTATTCAACCAATCATAAAGACATTGGTACACTTTATTTGTGGTTCAGCTTTGCAATGTTCTTAACGGGTGGTGCCATGGCGATGGTGATCCGTGCGGAGCTGTTCCAACCGGGGTTGCAACTCGTTGAGCCAGATTTCTTCAATCAGATGACGACTGTCCATGGCTTGATCATGGTGTTTGGCGCAGTGATGCCCGCTTTTACGGGTTTGGCTAACTGGATGATCCCAATGATGATCGGTGCACCAGATATGGCGTTGCCGAGAATGAACAACCTCAGTTTCTGGATCTTGCCTTTTGCGTTTCTAATCTTAATCGGGTCTTTATTTACAGAAGGGGGCGGTCCGAGCTTTGGTTGGACCTTCTACGCGCCACTCTCGACAACTTATGGCCCAGACAGTACCGCGCTATTCGTATTTTCAGTCCATATTATGGGGATCAGTTCTATCATGGGGGCGATTAACGTGATCGTAACCATAGTGAACATGCGCGCACCGGGTATGACTTGGTTCAAGTTACCAATGTTCGTATGGACATGGTTAATTACCGCTTTCTTGCTGATAGCCGTGATGCCCGTTCTCGCGGGTGCGGTGACTATGGTACTGACTGACAAATACTTTGGAACCAGCTTCTTTGATGCCGCTGGTGGTGGGGATCCGGTGATGTTCCAGCACATATTCTGGTTCTTTGGGCACCCCGAAGTGTACATCATGATCTTGCCGTCGTTTGGTATCGTCTCGGCCATCATCCCAGCCTTTAGTGGCAAGCGCTTGTTTGGTTACCATTCGATGGTGTACGCGACCTGTAGTATCGCCATTTTGTCTTTTTTAGTGTGGGCACACCACATGTTCACAACGGGTATGCCAGTATTTGCCGAACTGTTCTTCATGTATTGCACCATGTTGATAGCGGTGCCGACCGGTGTGAAAGTCTTCAACTGGGTGGCGACCATGTGGCGCGGGGCTTTGACCTTTGAAACCCCAATGCTGTTTGCGATTGCCTTTATTGTTTTGTTTACGATTGGTGGGTTATCTGGGCTGATGTTGGCGATAGTGCCTGCTGATTTCCAATACCACGATACCTACTTTGTTGTGGCTCACTTCCATTATGTTCTGGTAACAGGTGCCGTGTTCTCGATTATGGCTGCCGCCTATTATTGGCTGCCTAAGTGGACCGGGCATATGTACGACCACAAGCTCAGTCTGTGGCATTTCTGGACATCGGTGATTTCAGTCAATGTGCTGTTCTTCCCTATGCACTTTTTAGGGTTAGCTGGAATGCCGCGTCGTATTCCAGACTATGCCATTCAGTTTGCTGACGTTAACCAAGTCGTTTCGATTGGTGGTTTTGCCTTTGGGTTGTCTCAGCTGATTTTCTTATGGCTAGCTATTAAGTGCGTAAGAGGGGGGGAGCCTGCGCCAAGCAAGCCTTGGGATAGAGCAGAAGGTCTTGAATGGACAGTACCAAGCCCTGCGCCTCACCACACCTTTATTCATCCGCCTAAAGTGGATTAG
- a CDS encoding cytochrome c oxidase assembly protein: MSDKQSDQDKNQPKRSSKKLTGYLVLSVVAMFGFGFALVPLYDVMCEALGINGKTNTVSAVQPQGMQPDYSRTVRVEFMSHIKPDMPWQFSPEVRVLEVHPGEVVQTNYIAKNLSETSLIGQAVPSVSPGMGATYFNKMECFCFNQQPLDGHKSAEMGLIFYIEPDIPESIHTLTLSYTLFNITNEMGAAANKSEPNVLASN, encoded by the coding sequence ATGAGTGATAAGCAAAGCGATCAAGATAAAAACCAACCTAAACGTTCATCCAAAAAGCTGACGGGTTACTTGGTGTTGAGCGTGGTTGCGATGTTTGGCTTCGGTTTCGCTTTGGTGCCGCTCTACGATGTGATGTGTGAGGCCTTAGGTATTAATGGCAAAACTAATACCGTTTCTGCCGTTCAACCTCAGGGAATGCAGCCTGACTACTCTCGTACTGTTCGTGTTGAATTTATGTCGCACATTAAGCCTGATATGCCGTGGCAGTTCTCGCCTGAGGTTCGAGTGTTAGAGGTTCACCCTGGTGAGGTGGTTCAAACTAACTACATTGCCAAAAACCTTTCTGAAACCTCATTGATTGGCCAAGCTGTACCGTCGGTTTCTCCAGGAATGGGGGCAACCTACTTCAATAAGATGGAGTGCTTTTGCTTTAATCAGCAGCCATTGGACGGGCACAAGAGCGCAGAAATGGGTTTGATATTTTACATTGAGCCAGATATTCCAGAATCGATACATACGCTTACGCTCTCTTATACGTTATTTAATATCACGAATGAGATGGGTGCAGCGGCCAATAAATCTGAGCCTAACGTACTCGCAAGTAATTAG
- a CDS encoding cytochrome c oxidase subunit 3 → MSSKKEVYFVPHQSHWPLVGAVALFLVAVGAGLTVQNMGTDAAGGVFGKAVLLVGFAVLLYMLAGWFSNVITESLSGLYSEQISRSFRQGMSWFIFSEIMFFGAFFGALFYARMISVPWIGGAGNNEMTHEVLWPMFQSIWPLTTTPDGVTTQAMPWQGIPLKNTIILLLSSVTLHMAHISLEQNKRMALIVWLEITIVLAGFFLFFQVEEYLHAYQEMGLTLQSGIYGNTFFLLTGFHGLHVCLGTIFLIVLLARVAKDHFTPKDHFAFQAGSWYWHFVDVVWLGLFVFVYVL, encoded by the coding sequence ATGAGTTCTAAAAAGGAAGTTTATTTCGTTCCACACCAAAGCCACTGGCCATTGGTGGGTGCCGTAGCACTGTTTTTGGTCGCAGTTGGCGCTGGCTTGACGGTGCAAAACATGGGCACCGACGCCGCAGGTGGAGTATTTGGCAAAGCGGTGTTGTTAGTCGGGTTTGCAGTGCTGCTTTACATGCTCGCAGGTTGGTTTAGCAATGTGATCACAGAATCATTGAGTGGTCTCTATTCTGAGCAGATTTCTCGTTCTTTTAGGCAAGGAATGAGCTGGTTTATTTTCTCCGAAATCATGTTCTTCGGCGCTTTTTTTGGCGCGCTTTTCTATGCTCGAATGATTTCTGTGCCTTGGATTGGTGGTGCGGGCAATAATGAAATGACCCATGAAGTATTGTGGCCGATGTTCCAATCGATATGGCCATTAACGACTACCCCTGATGGTGTAACGACACAGGCGATGCCTTGGCAAGGTATCCCTCTTAAGAACACTATTATTCTGCTGCTTTCCTCTGTGACGCTGCACATGGCACATATCAGTCTTGAGCAAAATAAGCGTATGGCTTTGATCGTCTGGTTGGAGATAACCATTGTTCTGGCTGGCTTCTTCCTGTTCTTCCAAGTTGAAGAGTACCTTCACGCTTATCAAGAGATGGGGCTGACACTTCAGTCTGGCATCTATGGCAACACCTTCTTCTTGTTGACCGGGTTTCATGGCTTACATGTCTGTTTAGGGACGATCTTTTTGATTGTGCTGCTGGCAAGGGTTGCGAAAGACCACTTCACTCCGAAAGACCACTTTGCGTTCCAAGCGGGCAGTTGGTATTGGCACTTTGTTGATGTGGTTTGGTTAGGGCTGTTTGTGTTTGTTTATGTGCTTTAA
- a CDS encoding DUF2909 domain-containing protein, translating into MASSTFVLLFKVVLVALLFFIAFNLMKGLIQIASGKHNGKRLSHFLGRRVMWSAVVVLLLLLALGSGVITPNPRPY; encoded by the coding sequence ATGGCGTCATCTACCTTTGTGTTGTTATTTAAAGTTGTATTGGTCGCTTTGCTGTTTTTCATCGCTTTCAACTTGATGAAAGGTCTAATCCAAATCGCCTCAGGTAAACACAATGGAAAAAGGCTCAGTCACTTCTTGGGGCGTCGTGTGATGTGGTCAGCCGTTGTCGTGCTACTTTTATTACTTGCTTTGGGATCAGGAGTGATAACTCCCAACCCTCGCCCCTATTAA
- a CDS encoding SURF1 family protein: protein MKNSKATNTTLNNNTKVDDAIVITPNRLIDDEHKFRSKGFWIAVVLTVVSVGALIKLGLWQLDRGNDKLRYEQQLTERAQLSPQPLDVVISELREQDLSGQESLNPQTLSGLKADVELVNTSGLMFLLDNQINQGTVGYVIYMLGKVRLEDENNSLVAEKQLLIDLGFVAASNDRRELPQLGNITVPTKMSGRLYTRSVNPLSHELGLENTTPNRIQNLNIAALSQYTGQEVLPFVFQPQSLGSWPYELLWRPTAMKSEKHFGYSFQWFVMAAVLLFLMLLIGFRYFKKNSQMNKK from the coding sequence ATGAAAAACAGCAAAGCGACCAATACAACTTTAAATAACAACACAAAGGTAGATGACGCCATAGTGATAACTCCAAACCGATTGATTGATGATGAACATAAGTTCCGCAGTAAAGGTTTTTGGATAGCGGTTGTTTTAACTGTGGTTTCAGTCGGCGCTTTAATCAAGTTAGGTTTATGGCAACTCGATCGTGGTAACGATAAATTACGTTATGAACAACAATTGACAGAGAGAGCACAGCTATCGCCACAACCTTTAGATGTCGTTATTTCTGAGTTGCGAGAGCAGGATTTATCTGGCCAAGAGTCACTAAATCCTCAAACCCTAAGCGGGTTAAAGGCTGATGTTGAATTGGTAAATACGAGTGGCTTGATGTTCTTGTTAGACAACCAGATAAACCAAGGAACGGTAGGGTATGTGATTTACATGTTGGGAAAGGTTCGTCTTGAAGATGAAAATAACTCATTAGTGGCTGAAAAACAGTTGTTGATCGATCTTGGGTTTGTTGCGGCAAGTAATGACAGAAGAGAACTACCGCAATTAGGAAACATTACTGTACCAACCAAAATGTCAGGGCGCTTGTACACACGCTCAGTGAATCCTTTGAGTCATGAATTGGGTTTAGAAAATACGACACCGAATAGAATCCAAAACCTAAACATAGCAGCGTTATCACAATATACCGGGCAAGAAGTGCTGCCCTTTGTCTTCCAACCTCAGAGCTTAGGTTCCTGGCCTTATGAGTTGTTATGGCGGCCGACGGCGATGAAATCTGAGAAGCACTTTGGTTACTCGTTTCAATGGTTTGTAATGGCTGCTGTACTTCTGTTTTTGATGTTGTTAATTGGGTTCCGATATTTTAAGAAAAATAGCCAAATGAATAAGAAGTAG
- a CDS encoding COX15/CtaA family protein translates to MQNKAPDLLMLVMRVTILLTLAVIVLGAYTRLSDAGLGCPDWPGCYGKITVPSDAQAVNQANLQFPERALEADKAWIEMIHRYFAGSLGLLIFVVVAWCIKKNITAAGLPLLISATVIFQALLGMWTVTLKLMPVVVMAHLMGGFTLLSLLCLLYCRLSNFQTRFGEPSYAPQIKFWASLGLVVVVGQILLGGWTSSNYAALVCTQLPICEGNWTSYLDFKNAFDFAQHGHDNYEFGVLEYPARLTIHVMHRFGAIVATLTVLMVVYQLWKFGQTAHQKLSVIVAIVLVTQISLGISNVWFHLPISVAVLHILVAAILLISMVVTNFVVWQRKPSESLVKNSVLQGGNHGQ, encoded by the coding sequence ATGCAGAATAAAGCCCCTGATTTACTCATGCTCGTGATGCGAGTGACGATCTTACTTACGCTTGCTGTGATCGTGCTCGGTGCTTATACCCGTTTGTCTGATGCCGGCCTTGGTTGCCCCGATTGGCCTGGGTGTTATGGGAAAATCACCGTTCCTTCTGACGCACAAGCAGTGAATCAAGCAAACCTCCAATTTCCCGAACGTGCTCTCGAAGCAGATAAAGCTTGGATTGAGATGATACATCGCTACTTTGCGGGTTCATTAGGACTTCTTATCTTTGTTGTGGTGGCTTGGTGTATTAAGAAGAACATCACTGCTGCTGGACTGCCGTTATTGATCTCGGCAACCGTGATTTTTCAGGCTTTATTAGGCATGTGGACGGTGACACTCAAGCTGATGCCTGTCGTGGTTATGGCGCACTTGATGGGGGGCTTCACGTTGCTGTCACTGTTGTGTCTGCTCTACTGTCGTCTCTCTAATTTCCAAACCCGATTTGGCGAACCCTCTTACGCGCCTCAGATTAAGTTCTGGGCATCGTTGGGGTTAGTGGTTGTGGTGGGGCAGATATTGCTTGGCGGGTGGACCTCATCAAACTATGCCGCGTTGGTGTGCACCCAGCTACCAATTTGTGAGGGGAATTGGACAAGCTATCTAGACTTTAAGAACGCGTTCGATTTTGCACAGCACGGCCATGATAACTATGAGTTCGGTGTATTGGAGTATCCCGCAAGGCTCACAATACATGTCATGCACAGGTTTGGCGCTATTGTGGCAACGTTGACGGTGCTAATGGTCGTGTATCAGTTGTGGAAGTTTGGTCAAACAGCGCATCAAAAGCTGAGCGTGATTGTTGCCATAGTGTTGGTTACTCAAATCAGCCTTGGAATCAGCAACGTGTGGTTTCACCTGCCAATCTCAGTCGCGGTTTTGCATATTCTAGTTGCGGCGATACTGCTTATTAGCATGGTTGTGACCAACTTTGTTGTTTGGCAGCGAAAACCAAGTGAGAGCTTGGTAAAGAACAGTGTATTACAAGGAGGTAATCATGGTCAGTAG
- a CDS encoding protoheme IX farnesyltransferase, giving the protein MVSRVSTQHEVVVQVPASSNEMAAKNKAAWKVYLTLTKPKVVALMLLTALVGMCLAVPNGLPLQQALFGMIGIGLMAGSAAAFNHLIDKKIDGQMSRTNRRPLPSGELSSVRVFSFAAGIGLLGFVTLVMLVNPLTAWLTFASLLGYAVIYTMYLKRATPQNIVIAGIAGAMPPLLGWTAVTNELHSSAWLLVMIIFIWTPPHFWALAIHRRDEYAKVDIPMLPVTHGIAYTKTSILLYTLLLSVVCVLPVLVGMSSWIYLSASLVLNGGFVYHAWVLKYRDEPNMAMKTFKFSIYHLMLLFVALLADHYLL; this is encoded by the coding sequence ATGGTCAGTAGAGTTTCAACACAGCATGAAGTGGTGGTTCAAGTCCCAGCTTCAAGTAATGAAATGGCTGCAAAAAACAAAGCTGCTTGGAAGGTTTATTTAACACTGACCAAGCCTAAAGTGGTTGCTTTGATGTTGCTAACGGCATTAGTCGGAATGTGCTTAGCTGTGCCTAATGGACTGCCACTACAGCAAGCTTTATTCGGCATGATAGGGATAGGGTTAATGGCAGGGTCGGCTGCTGCGTTTAACCATTTGATCGACAAGAAGATCGACGGGCAAATGTCTCGAACCAACCGACGTCCGTTACCATCAGGGGAGCTCAGTAGCGTACGAGTGTTCAGTTTTGCCGCGGGCATTGGCTTGCTTGGCTTCGTCACCTTAGTGATGTTGGTAAACCCACTGACCGCTTGGCTAACCTTTGCGAGCTTATTGGGATATGCCGTTATCTATACCATGTACTTGAAGCGAGCGACGCCGCAGAACATCGTGATAGCCGGAATAGCTGGAGCAATGCCTCCGTTATTGGGCTGGACGGCTGTTACTAATGAGCTACATTCAAGCGCATGGTTGCTGGTGATGATCATCTTTATTTGGACGCCTCCACACTTTTGGGCGCTTGCGATTCATCGTCGTGACGAGTACGCCAAAGTGGATATCCCGATGTTGCCCGTGACTCATGGGATAGCTTACACCAAGACTTCAATTTTGCTGTATACACTGTTGTTAAGCGTCGTGTGTGTACTACCAGTATTAGTTGGCATGAGCAGCTGGATATATCTGAGCGCGTCATTGGTGCTCAACGGCGGGTTTGTTTATCACGCTTGGGTACTTAAATATCGTGATGAGCCCAACATGGCGATGAAGACATTCAAGTTCTCCATTTATCATTTGATGCTCTTGTTTGTAGCCTTGTTGGCAGATCACTATCTACTTTGA